In Sphingobacterium zeae, one genomic interval encodes:
- a CDS encoding efflux RND transporter periplasmic adaptor subunit — MNKRQLLFAFFLGTALVWTSCGNKDAKKQGPPQAQAEKVVPVTFGVASHEIVTGTISYPATVKPLNEADLFAEVSGYITKIYVSDGAAVTKGQALYEIDGTRYNAAVQQAKASLQVAQTELDRQKRDLGRYQTLADKDAIAKQTFDNAQSSVAAAQAQVESARAALVTANTNLSRSTIRAPFSGTVGISQVRLGALVNPGTTLLNTLSSTSPIAVEFQVNEKDISKFSQLQSSRSSSDLSLMLPNGSTYEGKGTITTIDRAVDPATGTIKVRATFPNNANELRAGMNITMNVSTTSSKEEIVVPYKAVFEQLGVFNIYTINDSSKAEIHQVKLGIKAGDKVVIKEGVKDGEKIIVDGTMNVQNGVKVVDAAVAAQQAAKGAPQGK; from the coding sequence ATGAATAAAAGACAATTATTATTCGCTTTCTTCCTAGGGACAGCTTTAGTATGGACCTCTTGTGGAAATAAAGATGCTAAAAAGCAAGGGCCGCCACAGGCGCAAGCCGAGAAAGTCGTCCCAGTTACTTTCGGTGTAGCATCACATGAGATTGTAACAGGTACAATAAGCTATCCTGCGACAGTTAAACCGCTGAATGAAGCAGACCTATTTGCAGAAGTGAGCGGTTATATCACCAAAATATATGTTTCAGATGGCGCAGCAGTTACGAAAGGACAAGCCCTTTATGAAATTGATGGTACACGCTATAATGCTGCGGTTCAACAAGCCAAAGCTAGCCTCCAAGTCGCACAGACAGAGTTGGACCGCCAAAAAAGAGATTTAGGAAGATATCAAACACTGGCAGATAAGGATGCAATCGCAAAACAGACCTTTGATAATGCGCAATCAAGCGTTGCTGCTGCTCAAGCTCAGGTAGAGTCTGCTCGCGCAGCGCTAGTCACAGCAAATACCAATTTATCACGATCGACTATTCGGGCTCCTTTTAGTGGCACTGTAGGAATATCACAAGTACGGTTGGGCGCTTTAGTTAATCCCGGTACCACCCTATTGAATACCTTATCTTCTACCAGCCCAATTGCTGTAGAATTTCAGGTAAACGAAAAGGATATTAGCAAATTTAGCCAATTACAAAGTAGCCGTTCCTCTTCAGATCTTTCGCTTATGCTACCCAATGGAAGCACTTATGAGGGAAAAGGAACGATCACAACCATTGACCGCGCAGTCGATCCTGCAACTGGAACCATCAAAGTACGGGCGACATTTCCGAACAATGCCAATGAACTTCGTGCAGGTATGAATATCACTATGAATGTATCAACAACCTCTTCCAAAGAAGAAATTGTTGTTCCCTACAAAGCGGTATTTGAGCAGTTAGGTGTTTTCAATATATATACCATCAACGACAGCAGTAAAGCGGAGATACATCAAGTAAAACTGGGTATCAAAGCTGGCGACAAAGTCGTGATCAAAGAAGGTGTCAAAGACGGCGAGAAAATTATCGTCGATGGCACTATGAATGTCCAAAATGGAGTTAAAGTAGTGGATGCTGCCGTGGCAGCTCAACAGGCTGCGAAAGGAGCTCCTCAGGGAAAATAA
- a CDS encoding TolC family protein → MKFNKIVYSLATLSLLSNTGFAQQQPESLPPNATLQQLIDYALRNKISIKQAELDETIGERDIDISLSGWYPQLGLTGNFNHNVKLPTMFFNGANIPLGTKNSSALTLQADQQILNPALMQAKKGADLLRLSNRQNTESQKIDAVVDVSKAYYDILTSEEQIKIVQENIARLQKQYNDSHVRYEVGVVDKTDYKRAQIALANARADEKRTVEMRKYKYDYLKQLLALDKSQNLTLSFNNADMESQILLDTTSGLNVTNRIEFQQLQTSKKIQELNTQYYKWTYLPNISAFYNYAFNYRNNSFGKLYNDNIPSSIAGLNLSLPIFQGFKRKNQINKSRLQEERIDWDIKNLETSVNTQYSMARATYNANLSDWKTAQENVTLSKEVYETIKLQYDEGIKTYLDLMTAETDLKTTQLNYLNALYALLASKLDVQKAIGSIQTN, encoded by the coding sequence ATGAAGTTTAATAAAATCGTTTATTCTTTAGCGACCCTTTCGCTTCTGAGTAATACAGGATTTGCACAACAGCAACCTGAAAGCTTGCCGCCAAATGCGACACTTCAGCAGCTGATAGATTATGCTTTACGGAATAAAATTTCGATTAAGCAAGCCGAGCTTGATGAAACCATCGGGGAAAGAGATATTGATATTTCACTTTCTGGTTGGTATCCGCAGCTGGGTTTAACCGGCAATTTCAATCACAACGTCAAATTGCCTACGATGTTCTTTAATGGTGCTAATATCCCTCTGGGAACTAAAAATAGTAGTGCATTAACGTTGCAGGCTGACCAACAAATTCTAAACCCGGCGTTAATGCAAGCCAAAAAAGGGGCTGACCTGCTTCGGCTAAGTAACAGACAAAATACCGAAAGTCAGAAAATCGACGCCGTTGTCGATGTCAGCAAAGCTTATTACGACATTTTGACTTCGGAAGAACAAATTAAAATTGTTCAGGAAAATATCGCCCGTCTTCAAAAGCAATACAACGATTCACATGTACGTTATGAAGTTGGTGTGGTGGATAAGACCGATTACAAGCGTGCACAGATCGCCTTGGCTAATGCCAGAGCTGACGAAAAGCGTACCGTTGAGATGCGCAAATATAAATATGACTATTTAAAACAGCTTTTGGCATTGGATAAAAGTCAAAATTTGACCTTATCTTTCAATAACGCTGATATGGAAAGTCAAATCTTATTGGATACGACCTCCGGATTGAATGTGACCAATCGCATTGAATTTCAACAATTACAGACTTCCAAAAAGATTCAAGAATTAAACACGCAATATTATAAGTGGACTTATCTTCCAAACATCAGTGCATTCTATAATTACGCATTTAACTACAGAAACAATAGTTTTGGAAAGTTGTACAATGATAATATTCCAAGTTCGATCGCAGGCTTAAATCTATCGCTCCCTATTTTTCAAGGATTTAAGCGTAAAAATCAAATCAATAAATCCAGACTTCAGGAAGAGCGCATTGATTGGGATATTAAGAACTTAGAGACTTCGGTCAATACGCAATATTCTATGGCACGTGCCACTTATAATGCCAATTTAAGCGACTGGAAGACAGCCCAGGAAAACGTTACACTCTCCAAAGAAGTTTATGAGACAATCAAACTACAATATGATGAGGGGATCAAAACATATCTGGATTTGATGACAGCTGAGACTGATTTAAAAACAACACAACTGAATTATTTGAATGCACTCTATGCCTTGTTAGCGAGTAAGCTTGATGTACAAAAAGCTATCGGATCAATTCAAACAAATTAA
- a CDS encoding TetR/AcrR family transcriptional regulator translates to MNYNEKIAAVLASTLKLIQTNGFHGTPMSKIAQDSDVAIGTIYHYFPSKDDLIFALFKHCRTLLNDYIFDGIRDDFEYRDSFFHIWRNFVKFYLENGPIFSFFEQFFSSPYYEKNKAEIQEPLGGQNKVVDFLQEGIDRKILKQVDVHLLVASYIGVALSTVHSIKFKDLSFSEQNVETLVGIIWDGAINKENNN, encoded by the coding sequence ATGAAAAAATTGCGGCTGTATTGGCGAGTACGCTAAAGCTGATACAGACCAACGGCTTCCATGGAACGCCGATGAGCAAAATCGCACAAGACTCTGATGTAGCTATAGGAACTATCTACCATTATTTCCCTTCAAAAGATGATCTGATATTTGCGCTGTTCAAACACTGTAGAACACTGTTAAATGATTATATTTTTGATGGTATAAGAGATGATTTCGAGTATAGAGATTCATTTTTTCATATTTGGCGCAACTTTGTCAAATTCTATCTCGAGAATGGGCCCATCTTCAGTTTTTTTGAGCAATTTTTTTCGTCCCCTTACTACGAAAAAAATAAAGCGGAGATACAAGAGCCCTTGGGCGGGCAAAATAAAGTTGTCGACTTCCTGCAAGAGGGTATCGATCGGAAAATTTTAAAGCAGGTAGATGTCCATCTGTTAGTGGCCAGTTATATCGGAGTGGCATTATCGACAGTTCATAGTATCAAATTTAAAGATCTCAGTTTTTCTGAACAAAATGTGGAGACACTGGTTGGGATTATTTGGGACGGAGCTATTAATAAAGAAAATAATAATTAA